CCCACATCTTCTGCGCCCCCAACACGGGGGCCGAGAGCCAGGGCATCGTCCTCCTGGAGGCCATGGCTTCTGGTCTGCCCATCGTGGCCTCCCGCATAGAGGGGTTCGCCGAGGTGGTGGAGGACGGCCGTCAGGGGTTTCTGGTGCCCCCCGGCGATGGCCATGCCCTGGCCGAGGCCCTGGACCACCTCCTGGCCGATGAGGCCCTGCGGCAGAGCATGGCTCAGGAGGGGCTCCGCACCGCTGCCCTCTACTCGTGGGGGCGGGTGGCGGAGCAGGTCCTCTCCTACTATCGGGAGGTGGCGGGGGCCTAGGTCGAGATGTCGTTCCTCATTTCGCGCCGCGCCCTGGAGCGGCGTCTGCATCCCCTCTTGTTGGCCCTGGCTCGCCTAGGCGTCCACCCCCATATGCTGACGGTGGCCGGGGTGACGGGGAACCTGGTGGCAGCGGTGCTGGTAGGCCGCGGGCATGAGCTGTTGGGCGGCATCTTGGTGTGGGGGGCCAGCGCCATGGACATGCTGGACGGGGCCCTAGCCCGGGCCGCCGGTCGCCAGAGCCCCTTCGGGTCGGTGCTGGATGCAGTGATGGACCGCGTGGCAGAGGCTGCCGTCCTCTTTGCCGTCCTCTTCCGTTTCAGCAGCCAAGGCGACCAGGAGGGCGTGCTCCTGGCCTTTGTGGCTGCTGTAGCCTCGTTCATGGTGAGCTACGTCCGGGCGCGGGCCGAGCTGGCTGGCGTGCCCATGCGGGAGGGGCTCATGGCCCGTCCGGAGAGGGTCTTCCTGCTGGGTCTGGGCCTTATAATAGGTCATGTGAAGACGGTGTTATGGGTCATCTCGGTGTTAGCGGCCATCACCG
This portion of the Dehalococcoidia bacterium genome encodes:
- a CDS encoding CDP-alcohol phosphatidyltransferase family protein; this translates as MSFLISRRALERRLHPLLLALARLGVHPHMLTVAGVTGNLVAAVLVGRGHELLGGILVWGASAMDMLDGALARAAGRQSPFGSVLDAVMDRVAEAAVLFAVLFRFSSQGDQEGVLLAFVAAVASFMVSYVRARAELAGVPMREGLMARPERVFLLGLGLIIGHVKTVLWVISVLAAITAAQRFLLAWARTIQRRGGHDPS